Within the Fundidesulfovibrio soli genome, the region AGCTCCCGCCGGAACATCCCGCGCAGCCCCCGCCCGAAGGCACGGAGGAAGGCACCGTGTTGCCCTGGTAGCCGCCGGGGTTGTGCCCGGCGGTGTGGCGGCAGGCGCTCATGAGCTTGCCGGTCTTTGCGGAGCCGCACTTGGGGCACGGGGGCTTCTTGTCGCCGAAGATGAGCTCCTCGAAGTCGCAGCCGCAGTCCTCGCAGCGATATTCATAGATGGGCATGTGTTCTCCTTGGCGGCGCGCTCAGGCCTTCTGGTCCAGCCAGGGCTTGAGCTCCGCCACAGCTTCGAAAAGATAGTGGTCCGCCAGCTTGCAGAGCATGTGCCCCGCGGCGATGTGCACTTCCTGGATCAGCGCCGTGACCGTGTGCGGCACCAGCAGGGCGTGGTCGCTCAGGCCCACGATGGAGCCGTTGCGCCCGGCCATGCCCACGGTGGTCAGGCCCTTTTCGCGCGCGGCGCGCATGGCCGCCAGCACGTTGGGGCTGTTGCCCGAGGTGGATATGCCCACCAGCACGTCGCCGGCGCGGCCCAGGGCCTGCACCTGCTTGGCGAAGACCAGGTCGAACCCGTAGTCGTTGCCGATGGCCGTGAGGATGGACGTGTCCGTGGTCAGGGCCAGGGCGGGCAGTGGCGGCCTCTCCAGCTGGAAGCGGTTCACGAACTCCGCGGCCAAGTGCTGGCAGTCGGAGGCGGAGCCGCCGTTGCCGCAGAAGAGTATCTTGCCGCCGCGCGCCAGGCACAGGGCCAGGGTGCGCCCCACGTCCACGACGGCTTGGGCGTTGTCGCGGAAGAAGCGCTCCCGCAGCTCGGCCCCCTCGCGGGCGTGTTCCAGAACCAGTTCCAGAGCGTCTGCAGTCACGGTGGCACCTCCTGGCCGTTCGGTTCATCGGGTGATGACGTGGTAACCAAAAGGCGCGCGGAAGACAACGTCGAACCAGCTTACAGCCAGTTGCTTTGACAGGCAATCCAGGCTATTGGATTTTGTCTTATCTTCCTGGCCGGTCGCCGGCCGTTACCGCATTTTTGAAAGTCCTCCGTTCGAAAATCAGGGTTTTTTTGCATTTTTGTACTTTTTTTCCTTGTGCGATTCGGATATTGAGATTCGGCCAACCGGGCGGCGTATGCCCGGGGTGTTGTCCTCCCGCCGAGGACGTCCGCAAACCTCAACTACGGAGCGGTCAATGAAAAAACTCCTCGTTGCCTTGCTGGTCGCGGCATTCGCCTTCCCGGCTGCCGCCTTTGGCGCCGACACCATCAAAATCGGCTTCAACATCCCCCTCACCGGCGACATCCCCAAAGTCGGCGAGATGAGCAAGGGCGCTGCCGAAATGCTCAAGGAGAAGGTCAACGGCGCTGGCGGACTTGACGTTGGCGGCAAGAAGTACATGCTCGACTTCGTCTACGTGGACAACGAGGCTAAGGCCGAGTCTGCCGTGAACGCCGCCCTGAAGCTGATCGAGGGCGAGAAGGTCCTGGCCATGGTCGGCCCCCAGGGTTCCGGCCGCGCCATCCCCGCCGCCGAAGTGGCCAACAACAACAAGACCGTGATGATCTCGGGCTGGTCCACCAACCCCAAGACCACCATGGACCGCCCCTACGTTTTCCGCGCCTGCTTCCTCGACGACTTCCAGGGCCCCGTGGCCGCCAAGTTCGCCACCGAGCAGCTGAAGGCCAAGAAGGCCGCCGTGCTCTTCGACGTGGCCTCCGACTACCCCAAGGGCCTCTCCGAGTTCTTCAAGAAGGACTTCGAGAAGCTGAACGGCCCCGGCTCCGTGGTTGCATATGAAACCTTCACCACCAAGGACGTGGACTTCTCGGCCCAGCTGACCAAGATCATCAAGGCCAACCCCGACGTCCTGTTCACCCCCCAGTACTACAACGAAGTGCCCCTGATCGTTAAGCAGGCCCGCGAGCTGGGCTACAAGGGCCCCATCCTGGGTTCCGACTCCTGGGGCTCCGCCGAGCTGATGGCCCTGTGCGGCGACGACTGCAAAGGCCAGTACTTCGTCACCCACTACGCCGCCGCCGGCGCCAAGGGCGCCACCAAGGAATTCATCGACGCCTTCAACGCCAAGTTCAAGCAGATCCCCGACGACGTGGGCGCCCTGACCTGGGACGCCACCGGCATGGTTCTGGCCTCCATCCAGAAGATGGGCGCCATCTCCGGCGACCTGGCCAAGGACCGCGAGGCCCTGCGCAACGCCATGGCCACCATGCGCGACTACGCCGGCATCACCGGCAAGATGAGCTTCGACGGCAAGACCGGCGACCCCATCAAGTGCGCCGTGATCGTCAAGATCAGCGACAAGGGTGAGTTCACCTTCCACGAGTCCGTCTGTCCGTAACCGTCCGGCACGGGCGCGGGGGAACCAACCTCCGCGCCCGTTTTTGTTGTTCATTGCATCCTCGGCCCATAATCCGTCAGCCTCGGGACAGGTCATGTTCGACACCGTCATCCAACAGGCGTTCAACGCCTTGCAGCTCGGGAGCTACTACTCCCTCATCGCCCTGGGCTACTGCCTGGTCTACGGCGTACTGCTGCTCATCAACTTCGCCCACGGCGACATTTTCATGGTGGGGGCCTACATCGCCTTCTTCGCCGCCACCTACATCATGGGGCAGCATGCGCTGATCCCGCCCAACTCGCCCATCATGGTGAAGCTGGTGTTCGCCGGTTTCTTCGCCCTCATCATCACAGCGGCCGTCTCCTTCGCCATCAAGAAGAAGCCGGTGGCCGCCGGGCAGAAGAACTACAGCTACCCCGCCATTCTTGGCGGCATCTTCATCACCATCACCGCCGCCATCTACTACTGGGGCCAGGGCATGAAGCTCGAAAGCGGGGCCGACAAGATCCTCGTCTTCGCTGTCACCATGCCCCTGACCATGATCCTCACCTCGGTGGTGGGCGTGTTCATCGAGCGTGTGGCCTACAAGCCCCTTCGGCTCAAGGGCGCCAACCGGCTCTATGTGGTCATTACCGCCCTTATGATGGGCATCATCCTGGAGTACGGCAACCTCTCGCTGCTGGGCACGAGCCGCCTCTCCTTCCCCACGCTTCTGCCGCGCATCGTGTTCGACGTGGCCGGGGCCAAGGTTTCCATCACGAAGCTCTCGGCCATCGCCGCGAGCTTCCTGATGTTTGCGCTCCTGCAGTGGATCGTGACCCGCACCAAGCTGGGCATGGCCATGCGGGCCGTCTCCTACGACAAGTTCGCGGTGCCGCTCATGGGCATCCCCCTGGACGCGGTGATCGTGTTCACCTTCTTCCTGGGCTCCTCCATGGCCGGCCTGGCGGGCATGCTCTACGCCATGAACTTCCCGGTGCTCGACCCGTTCATGGGCGCGCTGGTGGGTTGGAAGGCCTTCGTGGCGGCGGTGGTGGGCGGCATCGGCGACATCCGGGGCGCATTCGTCGGCGGCTTCCTGCTGGCCTTCCTGGAGGTCATCGTTGCGGCGGTGTTCAGCTCGGAGCTGCGCGACCTGATCAGCTTCACCATCCTGCTGGGCATCCTGACCTGGAAACCGACCGGCCTCTTCGGCAAACCCAAAACCACGAAGATATAGCCATGGGAAACCGCATCACCGTACCCGCGGCGCTTTGCGCCCTGCTCTTTCTCATGGTGGCCATGCCCCACGTCGGCCTGCTCGGCCAGTACGGGATCACATTCCTGTGTTCCATGGGCATCTTCATCATCCTCTCGGCCAGCCTGAACCTGGTCAACGGCTACATGGGCGAGTTCTCCTGCGGCCACGCGGGGTTCATGGCCGTGGGGGCCTACACTTCATCCGTCGTGGGGGTTTTCCTCTTCGTGCCCGACCAGGTATTCGGCCAGCCCTGGCTGCCCATGGCGCTCACGCCCTTCGCCTTCCCGGTCATCCTGGCCGCGGGGTTCATCGCGGCGGCCCTTGCCGGGCTGGTGGTGGCCATTCCCTCCTTCAAGACGCGCGGCGACTACCTGGCCGTCATCACCCTGGCCGCCAGCTACATCATCAAGAGCGCCATCGAGAACGTGGAGGCCGTGGGCGGCCCCAGAGGCTTCGCGGGCATGGGCAAGATCGTCCAGGGCATGGACGCAGTCGTCTCCATCCCCTGGATGATGGTCTGGATCTTCCTGGGCGTCACCTTCACCATCTGGATCCTGCGCCGCTTCGTGTACTCCACCTACGGCAAGGGCGTCATGGCCATCCACCAGGACGAGGTGGCCGCCGAGATCATGAGCGTGAACACCAACAAGATGAAGCTCATCGCCTTCATGCTCTCCTCCGGGCTGGCGGGGCTGGCGGGCGGGCTCTACGCCTACCTGATCAGCTTCGTGAACCCGGGCTCCTTCACCATCCTGCGCTCCACGGAGTGCCTGGTGATGGTCTACCTGGGCGGCATGGGCTCGCTCACCGGCTCGGTGCTCTCGGCCATCGTGTTCGCCATCCTGCTGGAGTTCCTCAAGCCGCTGGAGCAGCTCAAGTGGGTCGCGATCCCGCTTTTGCTGATCCTGCTCATGCAGTTCCGACCCGAGGGCATCATGGGCAACCGCGAGCTCTCCGACGTGTTCCCCAAACTCAAGCGCTTCTATAGGTTCAAATAGCCATGGCCCTGCTCGAAATCAAAGATCTCACCCAGCGTTTCGGCGGGCTCATCGCGGTCAACGACCTCTCGGTGACCATGGAAGGCCGCGAGCTCAACGCCCTCATCGGCCCCAACGGGGCGGGCAAAACCACCGTTTTCAACCTGGTCAGCGGGTTCTACCAGCCCACCACGGGCTCCATCACCATCAATGGGGTGGACACCCGGGGCATGAAGCCCCACCAGGTGACCTCCCTGGGCGTGGCCCGCACCTTCCAGAACATCCGGCTCTGGAACGACATGACCGTGCTCGACAACATCCGCGTCAGCCAGCACTACCGCCTGGGCTACTCCCTGGCGGACGCCCTGCTGCGCACCCGGCGCTACGCCGACCGCGAGGCCGCCATAGAGCGCACGGCCATGGAGCTTCTGGAGTTCATGGGCATGAAGGAGCTGGCCAACGAGTTCCCGCCCAACCTCTCCTACGGCATCCAGCGCAAGGTCGAGATAGCCCGCGCGCTCTCCACCAAGCCCAAGCTGCTCCTGCTGGACGAGCCTGCCGCGGGCCTGCCCTCCACGGACGTGGTGGAGCTCATCAAGCTCATCGAATGGATCCACAAGGAGTTCGACCTGGCCATCTGGATGATCGAGCATCAGATGACGGTGGTCATGAGCCTGTGCCAGTGGATCAAGGTCATCGACTTCGGCGCCACCATCGCCGAGGGCAACCCCGAGGACATCCGCAACAATCCCACGGTCATCAAGGCGTACCTGGGAGACGAGGCCATCTGATGCTTTCCGTCACGAATCTGAAGGTCAAATACGGCAACATCGAGGCCCTGCACGGCGTCTCCTTCACCGTGAACAAGG harbors:
- a CDS encoding FmdB family zinc ribbon protein — encoded protein: MPIYEYRCEDCGCDFEELIFGDKKPPCPKCGSAKTGKLMSACRHTAGHNPGGYQGNTVPSSVPSGGGCAGCSGGSCSTCK
- a CDS encoding D-sedoheptulose 7-phosphate isomerase; this translates as MTADALELVLEHAREGAELRERFFRDNAQAVVDVGRTLALCLARGGKILFCGNGGSASDCQHLAAEFVNRFQLERPPLPALALTTDTSILTAIGNDYGFDLVFAKQVQALGRAGDVLVGISTSGNSPNVLAAMRAAREKGLTTVGMAGRNGSIVGLSDHALLVPHTVTALIQEVHIAAGHMLCKLADHYLFEAVAELKPWLDQKA
- a CDS encoding ABC transporter substrate-binding protein — encoded protein: MKKLLVALLVAAFAFPAAAFGADTIKIGFNIPLTGDIPKVGEMSKGAAEMLKEKVNGAGGLDVGGKKYMLDFVYVDNEAKAESAVNAALKLIEGEKVLAMVGPQGSGRAIPAAEVANNNKTVMISGWSTNPKTTMDRPYVFRACFLDDFQGPVAAKFATEQLKAKKAAVLFDVASDYPKGLSEFFKKDFEKLNGPGSVVAYETFTTKDVDFSAQLTKIIKANPDVLFTPQYYNEVPLIVKQARELGYKGPILGSDSWGSAELMALCGDDCKGQYFVTHYAAAGAKGATKEFIDAFNAKFKQIPDDVGALTWDATGMVLASIQKMGAISGDLAKDREALRNAMATMRDYAGITGKMSFDGKTGDPIKCAVIVKISDKGEFTFHESVCP
- a CDS encoding branched-chain amino acid ABC transporter permease, producing MFDTVIQQAFNALQLGSYYSLIALGYCLVYGVLLLINFAHGDIFMVGAYIAFFAATYIMGQHALIPPNSPIMVKLVFAGFFALIITAAVSFAIKKKPVAAGQKNYSYPAILGGIFITITAAIYYWGQGMKLESGADKILVFAVTMPLTMILTSVVGVFIERVAYKPLRLKGANRLYVVITALMMGIILEYGNLSLLGTSRLSFPTLLPRIVFDVAGAKVSITKLSAIAASFLMFALLQWIVTRTKLGMAMRAVSYDKFAVPLMGIPLDAVIVFTFFLGSSMAGLAGMLYAMNFPVLDPFMGALVGWKAFVAAVVGGIGDIRGAFVGGFLLAFLEVIVAAVFSSELRDLISFTILLGILTWKPTGLFGKPKTTKI
- a CDS encoding branched-chain amino acid ABC transporter permease, whose amino-acid sequence is MGNRITVPAALCALLFLMVAMPHVGLLGQYGITFLCSMGIFIILSASLNLVNGYMGEFSCGHAGFMAVGAYTSSVVGVFLFVPDQVFGQPWLPMALTPFAFPVILAAGFIAAALAGLVVAIPSFKTRGDYLAVITLAASYIIKSAIENVEAVGGPRGFAGMGKIVQGMDAVVSIPWMMVWIFLGVTFTIWILRRFVYSTYGKGVMAIHQDEVAAEIMSVNTNKMKLIAFMLSSGLAGLAGGLYAYLISFVNPGSFTILRSTECLVMVYLGGMGSLTGSVLSAIVFAILLEFLKPLEQLKWVAIPLLLILLMQFRPEGIMGNRELSDVFPKLKRFYRFK
- a CDS encoding ABC transporter ATP-binding protein, with product MALLEIKDLTQRFGGLIAVNDLSVTMEGRELNALIGPNGAGKTTVFNLVSGFYQPTTGSITINGVDTRGMKPHQVTSLGVARTFQNIRLWNDMTVLDNIRVSQHYRLGYSLADALLRTRRYADREAAIERTAMELLEFMGMKELANEFPPNLSYGIQRKVEIARALSTKPKLLLLDEPAAGLPSTDVVELIKLIEWIHKEFDLAIWMIEHQMTVVMSLCQWIKVIDFGATIAEGNPEDIRNNPTVIKAYLGDEAI